The following are from one region of the Hyalangium gracile genome:
- a CDS encoding protein kinase domain-containing protein, producing MREDKATPFGKYELLERLGVGGMANVYRARYTAAPGISKQVVIKRVLSAYAENPVFVEQFIHEARISVGLSHGNIVQVFDFGQVNDEYFLAMELVEGQPLSRVLKRAQAQGLSKLPQPLAASIAIEICKGLHHAHTRTDEQGRPLGVVHRDVSPDNVLISYDGEVKLTDFGIAKAELAGRPVTAAGTVKGKLYFLSPEQARGDELDARSDVYSVGVVLYRMLCGRLPIDGQEPLVMERIVRGELTPPLELNPELDGLLVRIVMRALSTSRGARFQSAEELQQELSRWMATRAPLFTSSTLKHLMGWLHVQELKALGRPPVLPQEFMNHLALWRDPPADGTSGGERPTGRLDGPGTSLRATRPATDVVDEERRETELLPRVTGGGVAREDGSGGRRRLLWRALGVAAVAWALLLVYLAVRGPPPLEIHSEPPGAQVRLDGEIRGVTPLTLEDVERDRPHTVELILLGWRQWEEKFEAKALGTKLEVELEELDRPAPAQPVAVVAPDADSDEPPADSTSKDSARPKSSTRSSAPRLRITAAPNPSAEVAVTKYKQGLKQLSRGQLAKAKELFWACLANDPKAARCFRRLGEVSAQLGSTEEAREYYTRFLELDPQGEGAEEARAYLRQPPGKGAR from the coding sequence GTGCGCGAGGACAAGGCCACTCCCTTCGGGAAGTACGAGCTGCTCGAACGCCTGGGCGTCGGGGGGATGGCGAATGTCTACCGCGCGCGCTACACGGCCGCGCCCGGCATCTCCAAGCAGGTGGTCATCAAGCGGGTGCTGAGCGCGTATGCCGAGAACCCGGTCTTCGTGGAGCAGTTCATCCACGAGGCGCGCATCTCGGTGGGCCTGAGCCACGGCAACATCGTCCAGGTCTTCGACTTCGGGCAGGTCAACGACGAGTACTTCCTGGCCATGGAGCTGGTGGAGGGGCAGCCGCTCTCACGGGTGCTCAAGCGCGCCCAGGCCCAGGGGCTCTCGAAGCTGCCGCAGCCCTTGGCGGCGAGCATCGCCATCGAGATCTGCAAGGGGCTACACCACGCCCACACGCGCACGGACGAGCAGGGCCGGCCGCTGGGAGTGGTGCACCGCGACGTCTCTCCGGACAACGTGCTCATCAGCTACGACGGAGAGGTGAAGCTCACCGACTTCGGCATCGCCAAGGCGGAGCTCGCGGGGCGGCCCGTCACGGCCGCGGGGACGGTGAAGGGCAAGCTCTACTTCCTCTCGCCGGAGCAGGCGCGCGGGGACGAGCTGGATGCGCGCTCGGACGTGTACTCGGTGGGGGTGGTGCTCTACCGCATGCTGTGTGGCCGCCTGCCCATCGATGGGCAGGAACCCCTGGTGATGGAGCGCATCGTCCGGGGCGAGCTCACCCCGCCGCTCGAGCTCAACCCGGAGCTGGATGGCCTGCTCGTCCGCATCGTCATGCGAGCGCTGTCCACGTCGCGCGGGGCGCGCTTCCAGAGCGCGGAGGAGCTGCAGCAGGAGCTCTCTCGCTGGATGGCCACCCGGGCGCCGCTCTTCACGAGCAGCACCTTGAAGCATCTGATGGGGTGGCTCCACGTCCAGGAGCTGAAGGCGCTGGGACGGCCTCCCGTGCTGCCCCAGGAGTTCATGAATCACCTCGCGCTGTGGCGCGATCCTCCGGCGGATGGGACTTCAGGAGGGGAGCGGCCGACAGGGCGCCTGGATGGCCCGGGCACCTCGCTTCGAGCGACGAGGCCCGCGACGGACGTCGTGGACGAGGAGAGGCGGGAGACGGAGCTCCTGCCTCGGGTGACCGGAGGGGGCGTTGCCCGCGAGGATGGCTCTGGCGGGCGAAGGCGCCTGCTCTGGAGGGCGCTGGGCGTGGCCGCGGTGGCCTGGGCGCTTCTGCTCGTGTACCTCGCGGTGCGGGGGCCTCCGCCGCTCGAGATCCACTCCGAGCCGCCGGGGGCCCAGGTGCGCCTCGATGGGGAGATCCGAGGCGTGACGCCCCTGACGCTGGAAGACGTCGAACGCGACAGGCCCCACACCGTGGAGCTGATCCTCCTGGGCTGGAGGCAGTGGGAGGAGAAGTTCGAGGCGAAGGCGCTCGGGACGAAGCTGGAGGTGGAACTGGAGGAGCTGGATCGGCCCGCTCCGGCGCAACCGGTGGCCGTCGTCGCGCCTGATGCTGACTCCGACGAGCCCCCCGCCGACTCGACGAGCAAGGACTCCGCTCGTCCCAAGTCCTCGACGCGTTCGTCAGCGCCCCGGCTGCGGATCACCGCCGCTCCCAACCCTTCCGCCGAGGTCGCTGTCACGAAATACAAGCAGGGGCTGAAGCAGCTGTCCCGGGGGCAGCTCGCCAAGGCCAAGGAGCTGTTCTGGGCGTGCCTCGCGAATGATCCCAAGGCCGCCCGCTGCTTCCGGCGTCTCGGCGAGGTCTCCGCGCAGCTGGGCAGCACGGAGGAGGCCCGGGAGTACTACACTCGCTTCCTGGAGCTCGATCCCCAGGGCGAGGGCGCCGAGGAGGCTCGAGCCTATCTTCGGCAACCGCCCGGCAAGGGAGCCAGGTAG
- a CDS encoding YdcF family protein: MFLVLSKILDLFLGPLTWAVLFLVAGLLLRRRARLAIGLQVLGLAVLYVFSIEPVSGALMRWTEKGARETYRPDVVYDAVIVLGGGLDPDGTEASGRPEYNAAGDRIMRGYELLREGHARNAFIVGGSLDPRPEAVVEAGVLARQLQQWGIEPERIFTEGRSRNTRENAVEAEKIIRQHGWKTLLLVTSAAHMPRAYGCFAAVGIRPDTFVADIRAPLGKRPPSWLPRAHHLSVSSDALREMAGRWVYRMRGWTSE; encoded by the coding sequence ATGTTCCTCGTCCTCTCCAAGATCCTCGACCTGTTCCTCGGCCCGCTCACGTGGGCGGTGCTCTTCCTCGTGGCGGGGCTGCTCCTGCGCCGACGGGCGCGGCTGGCCATCGGGCTGCAGGTGCTGGGGCTGGCGGTGCTCTACGTGTTCTCCATCGAGCCCGTGTCCGGGGCGCTCATGCGGTGGACGGAGAAGGGGGCCAGGGAGACGTATCGGCCCGACGTCGTCTACGACGCCGTCATCGTGCTGGGCGGCGGCCTGGATCCGGACGGTACGGAGGCCTCCGGTCGCCCCGAGTACAACGCAGCGGGCGATCGCATCATGCGTGGCTACGAGCTGCTGCGAGAGGGCCACGCGCGAAATGCCTTCATCGTCGGAGGCTCGCTGGACCCCAGGCCCGAGGCCGTTGTCGAGGCGGGTGTGCTCGCGCGGCAGCTCCAGCAGTGGGGCATCGAGCCCGAGCGCATCTTCACCGAGGGCAGGAGCCGCAACACGCGGGAGAACGCGGTGGAGGCGGAGAAGATCATCCGCCAGCACGGGTGGAAGACGCTGCTGCTGGTGACGAGCGCGGCGCACATGCCCCGGGCCTACGGGTGCTTCGCGGCGGTGGGCATCCGGCCGGACACCTTCGTGGCGGACATCCGGGCGCCTCTCGGGAAGCGGCCGCCGAGCTGGTTGCCCAGGGCGCATCACCTGAGCGTCAGCTCGGATGCGCTCCGGGAGATGGCCGGGCGGTGGGTGTACCGGATGCGCGGCTGGACGAGCGAGTAG
- a CDS encoding bifunctional metallophosphatase/5'-nucleotidase produces the protein MRRPLPRWSSLVLVLCLGLGCSLTTKTVAPPETVRINLLHLNDVYQFTPMEQGRVGGLARVATLRKQILSEAPKNTLTLFAGDTLAPSVESISPMGGKPLQGQQMIDAWNALGVDYAVPGNHDFDFGDEVLRERIKASRFPWLAANIFDNHTGKPFAGMHPYLLTQLEGVKVGLFGLLLPETEVSSSVSQDTNIRDICSTAIPVISRLRAQGATVIIALTHLEVAQDLELARCAPVDVIIGGHDHFRVEDRSTGVPIFKVAADAIELGRVTLEVDGETGTVKKVDWKVYPVTDAIADDATFVEALGKYSPLIAELSQHVGTTSVPLDARKAAVRSQETNLGSLVADALRQVAGTDVALVNGGAIRGDTIFPAGELTRREMLSIFPYRDQLVRLEVTGDILRAALENAVSKSEEVADPPGRFLQVSGLRFAFDASRPKGQRVLCVTVAGKPLSPTAKYSLATLSFLAGGKDGYEMFRGLPATPALPEGRTPREVLSDALSSGKPPPMQKGDGRIQRLQGTSPSGGECAPASASR, from the coding sequence GTGCGCCGCCCTCTCCCTCGCTGGTCGTCGCTGGTGCTGGTCCTGTGCCTCGGGCTGGGCTGCAGCCTGACGACGAAGACCGTGGCTCCGCCGGAGACGGTCCGCATCAACCTGCTCCACCTCAATGACGTGTACCAGTTCACGCCCATGGAGCAGGGCCGCGTGGGCGGGCTCGCCCGCGTCGCCACGCTGCGAAAGCAGATCCTCTCCGAGGCCCCGAAGAACACGCTGACGCTCTTCGCCGGCGACACCCTGGCCCCCTCCGTGGAGTCCATCAGCCCCATGGGCGGCAAGCCGCTGCAGGGCCAGCAGATGATCGACGCCTGGAACGCCCTGGGCGTGGACTATGCCGTGCCCGGCAACCATGACTTCGACTTCGGAGACGAGGTGCTGCGCGAGCGCATCAAGGCCTCGCGCTTCCCCTGGCTCGCCGCGAACATCTTCGACAACCACACGGGCAAGCCCTTCGCGGGGATGCACCCCTACCTGCTCACCCAGCTCGAGGGCGTGAAGGTGGGCCTGTTCGGCCTGCTCCTGCCGGAGACCGAGGTGTCCTCCAGCGTGTCGCAGGACACGAACATCCGGGACATCTGCTCGACGGCCATCCCCGTCATCTCCCGGCTGCGCGCGCAGGGGGCCACGGTCATCATCGCCCTCACCCACCTGGAGGTGGCGCAGGACCTGGAGCTGGCGCGCTGCGCCCCGGTGGACGTCATCATCGGCGGGCATGACCACTTCCGGGTCGAGGACCGCTCCACCGGCGTGCCCATCTTCAAGGTGGCCGCGGATGCCATCGAGCTGGGCCGCGTCACGCTGGAGGTGGATGGCGAGACCGGCACGGTGAAGAAGGTGGACTGGAAGGTGTACCCGGTGACGGACGCCATCGCCGACGATGCCACCTTCGTCGAGGCGCTGGGGAAGTACTCCCCGCTCATCGCCGAGCTGTCGCAGCACGTGGGGACCACCTCGGTCCCGCTGGACGCGCGCAAGGCGGCGGTCCGCAGCCAGGAGACGAACCTGGGCTCGCTCGTGGCGGATGCGCTGCGCCAGGTCGCCGGCACGGACGTGGCCCTGGTCAACGGGGGCGCCATCCGTGGCGACACCATCTTCCCCGCGGGCGAGCTCACCCGGCGCGAGATGCTCTCCATCTTCCCGTACCGGGATCAGCTCGTGCGGCTCGAGGTGACGGGGGACATCCTGCGCGCGGCGCTGGAGAACGCCGTCAGCAAGAGCGAGGAGGTGGCCGATCCACCCGGACGCTTCCTCCAGGTCTCCGGGCTGCGCTTCGCCTTCGATGCGAGCCGCCCCAAGGGCCAGCGCGTCCTCTGCGTCACGGTGGCCGGCAAGCCGCTGTCCCCGACGGCGAAGTACAGCCTGGCCACGCTGAGCTTCCTGGCTGGCGGCAAGGACGGCTACGAGATGTTCCGAGGCCTCCCCGCCACGCCCGCGCTCCCGGAGGGCCGCACGCCACGAGAAGTGCTGAGCGATGCCCTGAGCAGCGGCAAGCCGCCTCCGATGCAGAAGGGCGACGGGCGCATCCAGCGCCTCCAGGGCACCAGTCCCTCGGGCGGGGAGTGCGCGCCGGCTTCCGCCTCCCGGTGA
- a CDS encoding ABC transporter permease — translation MNLWQPLSQLVLFRMRGFLREPGALFWVFVFPLLTSLALGLAFRNRELPELAVAVVDGPDAVRIAPALEAIDGLVAKRMPEAEGRDALRRGRVALVLIPGAQPELITDPAQADGRTARLMVVDALERLNGREDRVTVRNQQVTLPGARYIDFLIPGLLGFGLMTSGLWGVGWAIVQLRSGKLLKRLIATPMKRSHFLLSFMLGRTMLAVAEIAFFILFARLLFDVQMFGDFGSFMALGLWGAICFSGLSLLVVSRASTMESASGLMNLVSMPMTVLSGVFFSSGNFPDWMQPFIQLLPLTALNDGLRAIMLDGTSLLALGPQVLILGIWGIVPFLIAVRYFKWM, via the coding sequence ATGAACCTCTGGCAGCCGCTGTCGCAGCTCGTGCTCTTCCGGATGCGGGGCTTCCTGCGAGAGCCCGGCGCCCTCTTCTGGGTCTTCGTCTTCCCGCTGCTCACCTCGCTGGCGCTCGGGCTCGCCTTCCGCAACCGCGAGCTGCCGGAGCTGGCCGTGGCCGTCGTGGACGGGCCGGACGCCGTCCGGATCGCCCCCGCCCTGGAGGCCATCGACGGGCTGGTGGCGAAGCGGATGCCCGAGGCAGAGGGCCGCGACGCGCTGCGCCGTGGCCGGGTAGCCCTGGTGCTCATCCCCGGCGCACAGCCCGAGCTCATCACGGACCCCGCCCAGGCGGATGGGCGCACCGCGCGCCTGATGGTGGTGGATGCGCTCGAGCGGCTGAACGGGCGCGAGGACCGCGTGACGGTGCGCAACCAGCAGGTGACGCTGCCGGGCGCGCGCTACATCGACTTCCTCATCCCAGGGCTGCTCGGCTTCGGGCTGATGACCTCCGGCCTGTGGGGCGTGGGGTGGGCCATCGTGCAGCTGCGCTCCGGCAAGCTGCTCAAGCGGCTGATCGCCACGCCCATGAAGCGCAGCCACTTCCTGCTCTCCTTCATGCTCGGCCGGACGATGCTCGCCGTGGCCGAGATCGCCTTCTTCATCCTCTTCGCGCGGCTGCTCTTCGACGTTCAGATGTTCGGCGACTTCGGGTCCTTCATGGCGCTGGGGCTCTGGGGCGCCATCTGCTTCAGCGGGCTCTCGCTCCTGGTCGTCAGCCGGGCGAGCACCATGGAGTCGGCCAGCGGGCTGATGAACCTCGTCTCCATGCCGATGACGGTGCTGTCCGGAGTGTTCTTCTCCTCGGGCAACTTCCCGGACTGGATGCAGCCGTTCATCCAGCTGCTGCCGCTCACCGCCCTGAACGACGGGCTGCGCGCCATCATGCTGGACGGAACCTCCCTGCTCGCCCTCGGGCCCCAGGTGCTGATACTGGGCATATGGGGCATCGTTCCCTTCCTGATCGCGGTACGCTACTTCAAGTGGATGTAG
- a CDS encoding ABC transporter ATP-binding protein yields the protein MEPSPGPTPSTPALAIEVRGLIKRFDDVVAVAGTDFEVPVGQCVGLLGPNGAGKTTTVEILEGLQQPTSGEVRLLGRSWRDNAEEIRERIGIALQETHFHDRLTVEETVRLFRSFYRQGLSVEEAIALVKLEEKRKAHVMKLSGGQKQRLALAVALAADPEILFLDEPTTGLDPQSRRSLWDVIEALKGRGRTVVLTTHYMEEAQVLCDQVIIMDHGRIVARGSPAQLIASIGAEQVIEFATTPSLPADTFSEVPSLVATRSRGDGYILSVKELHRALPGLVSLVTARGARLAHLSTRQATLDDVFLAYTGRSLREDTAS from the coding sequence TTGGAACCCTCGCCCGGCCCCACTCCCTCCACTCCCGCGCTCGCCATCGAGGTACGAGGGCTCATCAAGCGCTTCGATGACGTCGTGGCCGTCGCCGGCACCGACTTCGAGGTGCCCGTAGGCCAGTGCGTGGGGCTGCTTGGCCCCAATGGCGCCGGCAAGACGACGACCGTGGAGATCCTCGAAGGGCTGCAGCAGCCCACCTCCGGAGAGGTCCGGCTGCTCGGGCGAAGCTGGCGCGACAACGCGGAGGAGATCCGCGAGCGCATCGGCATCGCGCTCCAGGAGACGCACTTCCACGATCGCCTCACCGTCGAGGAGACGGTGCGCCTCTTCCGCTCCTTCTACCGGCAGGGGCTGTCGGTGGAGGAGGCCATCGCCCTGGTGAAGCTGGAGGAGAAGCGCAAGGCGCATGTCATGAAGCTCTCCGGCGGCCAGAAGCAGCGCCTGGCCCTGGCGGTGGCGCTCGCCGCGGACCCGGAGATCCTCTTCCTCGACGAGCCCACCACGGGCCTGGATCCCCAGTCACGCCGCTCCCTCTGGGACGTCATCGAGGCCCTCAAGGGCCGGGGCCGCACCGTGGTCCTCACGACGCACTACATGGAAGAGGCCCAGGTGCTCTGCGACCAGGTGATCATCATGGACCACGGGCGCATCGTGGCCCGGGGCTCCCCGGCCCAGCTCATCGCCTCGATCGGCGCCGAGCAGGTCATCGAGTTCGCCACCACCCCTTCCCTCCCGGCCGACACCTTCTCGGAGGTCCCCTCGCTCGTGGCCACCCGGTCCCGTGGCGATGGCTACATCCTGTCCGTGAAGGAGCTGCACCGGGCGCTGCCCGGACTGGTCTCTCTCGTCACGGCGCGGGGCGCGAGACTGGCGCACCTCTCCACCCGACAGGCCACGCTCGATGACGTGTTCCTGGCCTACACCGGCCGGAGCCTGCGCGAGGACACCGCCTCATGA
- a CDS encoding MBL fold metallo-hydrolase, whose amino-acid sequence MSLSFVTLGVGDAFSALHYSSCLAVEAEDQVLLIDCPHPIRKMMREASESSGVPLDVDRVAGVALTHLHADHSSGLEGLGYFSFFLLRRKMPLLAHPDVAHRLWEGHLAAGMECLIPKHGEQPQPKHFEDYFSHTPLSTESAVRFGPFSIECRRTYHHLPTTAFRIRAGGRCLGYSADTAFDEGLIAWLAEADLVVHETNYGVHTPYAKLAALPTELRARMRLIHYPDDFDLQASVIEPLAQGRRYTV is encoded by the coding sequence ATGAGCCTCTCGTTCGTCACCCTCGGCGTCGGGGATGCGTTCTCCGCGCTGCACTACTCCTCCTGCCTCGCCGTCGAGGCGGAGGACCAGGTGCTGCTCATCGACTGCCCGCATCCCATCCGGAAGATGATGCGCGAGGCCTCCGAGTCCTCCGGCGTCCCGCTCGACGTGGACCGCGTGGCCGGAGTAGCCCTCACGCACCTGCACGCCGACCACAGCTCGGGCCTGGAGGGCCTGGGCTACTTCTCCTTCTTCCTGCTGCGCCGGAAGATGCCCCTGCTCGCCCATCCGGACGTGGCCCATCGGCTATGGGAGGGGCACCTCGCCGCCGGCATGGAGTGCCTCATCCCCAAGCACGGCGAGCAGCCCCAGCCCAAGCACTTCGAGGACTACTTCAGCCACACCCCGCTCTCCACCGAGTCGGCGGTGCGCTTCGGCCCCTTCTCCATCGAGTGCCGCCGCACCTACCACCACCTGCCCACCACGGCCTTCCGCATCCGCGCCGGTGGGCGGTGCCTGGGCTACAGCGCGGACACCGCCTTCGACGAAGGGCTCATCGCCTGGCTGGCCGAGGCGGACCTCGTGGTGCACGAGACCAATTACGGCGTCCACACGCCCTACGCGAAGCTCGCCGCGCTGCCCACGGAGCTGCGGGCCCGGATGCGGCTCATCCATTACCCGGATGACTTCGATCTCCAGGCCAGTGTCATCGAGCCGCTCGCGCAGGGCCGCCGCTACACGGTATGA
- a CDS encoding TetR/AcrR family transcriptional regulator produces the protein MGRPSNTEERRQQIVAGLLQVMAERGYERASVAEIAKAAGLSPGLVHYHFQDKQEILLTLAEQLSARVRERVASRLARVKGGGARARVDAFLDAFLATGDDADPAAVASWVTISAEAIRQPEVRAIYEKVVRADLQQLEELVGAVAGKRRARTLAAGLFAAIQGYFVLAASVPGLVPPGSAANTVKRMAAGLLDEAQPTEES, from the coding sequence GTGGGCCGCCCCTCCAACACCGAAGAGCGTCGTCAGCAGATCGTCGCCGGGCTGCTGCAGGTCATGGCCGAGCGCGGCTACGAGCGGGCCTCGGTGGCGGAGATCGCCAAGGCCGCGGGCCTGAGCCCCGGGCTGGTGCACTACCACTTCCAGGACAAGCAGGAGATCCTCCTGACGCTGGCGGAGCAGCTCTCGGCGCGGGTGCGAGAGCGCGTGGCGTCCCGGCTGGCGCGGGTGAAGGGCGGCGGTGCCCGGGCGCGGGTGGATGCGTTCCTGGACGCCTTCCTGGCCACGGGCGACGACGCGGATCCGGCCGCGGTGGCGAGCTGGGTCACCATCAGCGCGGAGGCCATCCGGCAGCCCGAGGTGCGCGCCATCTACGAGAAGGTGGTCCGCGCGGACCTTCAGCAGCTGGAGGAACTGGTGGGCGCGGTGGCGGGGAAGCGTCGGGCCCGGACTCTTGCCGCCGGCCTCTTCGCGGCGATCCAGGGCTACTTCGTGCTCGCCGCGTCCGTCCCCGGGCTGGTGCCTCCGGGCTCGGCGGCGAACACCGTGAAGCGCATGGCCGCGGGGCTGCTCGACGAGGCGCAGCCGACGGAGGAGTCATGA
- a CDS encoding adenine phosphoribosyltransferase, which produces MMADISLADDVKARLRDVQDFPRPGIVFKDITPMLADPALFGRVINGMAAPFRGQHVTKVIGVEARGFILGAPVALALNAGFVPARKPGKLPHRTVVERYSLEYGTDGLEIHQDAVLKGERVLVVDDVLATGGTAEATAKLTQQLGGELVGFSFLMVLGFLDGAKRLGADRVRSIITL; this is translated from the coding sequence ATGATGGCCGACATCTCTCTCGCCGATGACGTCAAGGCTCGCCTGCGCGACGTGCAGGACTTCCCTCGCCCCGGCATCGTCTTCAAGGACATCACCCCGATGCTGGCGGACCCTGCCCTCTTCGGTCGGGTCATCAACGGGATGGCGGCGCCCTTCCGAGGCCAGCACGTCACCAAGGTCATCGGGGTGGAGGCGCGCGGCTTCATCCTCGGCGCGCCCGTGGCGCTGGCGCTCAACGCGGGCTTCGTCCCGGCGCGCAAGCCCGGCAAGCTGCCCCACCGCACCGTCGTCGAGCGCTACTCGCTGGAGTACGGCACCGACGGGCTGGAGATCCACCAGGACGCCGTGCTCAAGGGCGAGCGGGTCCTCGTCGTCGATGACGTGCTGGCCACTGGCGGCACGGCCGAGGCCACCGCGAAGCTGACCCAGCAGCTGGGCGGCGAGCTGGTGGGCTTCAGCTTCCTCATGGTGCTGGGCTTCCTGGACGGCGCGAAGCGGCTGGGCGCCGACCGCGTGCGCAGCATCATCACCCTGTAG
- a CDS encoding 2-hydroxyacid dehydrogenase: MAPPVRPRVLVTRQLPGEALGRLGRQVELQVWEDELPPPREALLELVRGVEGLITLLTDRVDEGLLAAAPSLRAVSNVAVGYDNIDVPACTARRIPVGNTPGVLTETTADFAFALLMGLARRVAEADAYVRAGRWRTWSPSLLLGSDIHGATLGLVGLGKIGAAVARRARGFGMRVLYVNRHARPELEAELGLRRVDKATVLAESDFLSLHTPLTPETRHWLGRAELAAMKRGAMLINTARGPVVDQAALAESLAQGHLGGAALDVTDPEPLPMDSPLLTLPNVLIAPHIASATHATRGRMASMAVDNLLAALEGRRPPHCVNPELFA, encoded by the coding sequence ATGGCGCCTCCCGTCCGCCCCCGTGTCCTCGTCACCCGCCAGCTCCCTGGAGAGGCCCTCGGCCGACTGGGCAGGCAGGTGGAGCTGCAAGTATGGGAGGACGAGCTGCCTCCGCCTCGGGAGGCCCTCCTGGAGCTCGTACGCGGAGTGGAAGGGCTCATCACCCTGCTCACCGACCGGGTGGACGAGGGTCTGCTGGCCGCCGCTCCCTCCTTGCGGGCTGTGAGCAACGTGGCGGTGGGGTACGACAACATCGATGTACCCGCATGTACGGCACGCCGGATTCCGGTGGGGAACACGCCGGGGGTGCTCACGGAGACGACGGCGGACTTCGCCTTCGCCCTGCTCATGGGGCTGGCGCGGCGGGTGGCGGAGGCGGACGCGTACGTGCGCGCGGGCCGGTGGCGCACCTGGTCCCCCAGCCTGCTGCTGGGCTCGGACATCCATGGGGCGACGCTGGGGCTGGTGGGACTGGGGAAGATTGGCGCCGCGGTGGCCCGGCGGGCGCGCGGCTTCGGCATGCGCGTGCTGTACGTCAACCGGCACGCTCGCCCGGAGCTGGAGGCGGAGCTGGGCCTGCGGCGCGTGGACAAGGCCACCGTGCTCGCCGAGTCGGACTTCCTCAGCCTCCACACGCCGCTGACTCCCGAGACGCGCCACTGGCTGGGGCGCGCCGAGCTGGCCGCGATGAAGCGTGGCGCCATGCTCATCAACACCGCGCGCGGCCCCGTGGTCGATCAGGCCGCGCTCGCCGAGTCACTCGCCCAGGGGCACCTGGGAGGCGCGGCGCTCGATGTGACCGATCCCGAGCCGCTTCCCATGGACAGCCCGCTGCTCACGCTGCCGAATGTCCTCATCGCGCCGCACATCGCGAGCGCCACCCACGCCACCCGGGGCCGCATGGCCTCGATGGCCGTGGACAACCTCCTCGCCGCGCTGGAAGGCCGGCGCCCTCCTCACTGCGTCAACCCGGAGCTCTTCGCATGA